In one window of Octopus bimaculoides isolate UCB-OBI-ISO-001 chromosome 20, ASM119413v2, whole genome shotgun sequence DNA:
- the LOC128250284 gene encoding acid-sensing ion channel 4-A-like, with product MNVSSFIGQPRERFLEVRLFFETLLYHEIMQVPQYTLLNIMGIVGGQMGLYLGASILTISELAEFICIFILSATHRLLTCKRRLAH from the exons ATGAACGTGTCAAGTTTCATTGGACAACCCAG AGAACGCTTTTTGGAGGTGAGGCTTTTCTTCGAAACATTGCTGTATCACGAAATAATGCAGGTACCACAATACACGCTGCTAAACATCATGG GAATTGTCGGTGGTCAAATGGGACTTTACCTTGGTGCCAGCATCTTGACAATTTCAGAACTGGCTGAATTTATCTGCATCTTCATTTTGTCAGCCACACATCGTCTTCTGACATGTAAACGACGCTTGGCACATTGA